Proteins encoded in a region of the Isosphaeraceae bacterium EP7 genome:
- a CDS encoding ATP-dependent Clp protease proteolytic subunit has translation MFDQHPLASPTIQRYKDYARQRQMTLGDLLLENRIIFLEGVIRDDSANATVMKLLYLQFENRSQGISFYINSPGGSVSATLAIYDTMQFIDCPIATYCIGMAASGGAVLLAGGAKGKRYSLPHSKIMIHQPYGQVGGQISDIEIQAREIMDNKRIINEILAKHTGQPFDVVARDTERDRYLTAIQAKEYGVVDEVVGHIPSSAVAGGAGEAAKPSA, from the coding sequence ATGTTCGACCAGCATCCGCTCGCCAGCCCCACGATCCAGCGCTATAAAGACTATGCGCGCCAGCGCCAGATGACCCTCGGCGACTTGCTCCTGGAGAACCGGATCATCTTCCTCGAAGGTGTGATCCGCGACGACTCGGCCAACGCCACGGTCATGAAGCTGCTCTACCTGCAATTCGAGAATCGATCGCAGGGTATCTCCTTCTACATCAACAGCCCGGGCGGCAGCGTCAGCGCCACCCTGGCCATTTACGACACGATGCAGTTCATCGACTGCCCGATCGCCACCTATTGCATTGGCATGGCGGCCTCCGGCGGTGCGGTGCTGCTGGCCGGCGGTGCCAAGGGCAAGCGGTACTCGCTGCCGCACTCCAAGATCATGATCCACCAGCCCTATGGGCAGGTCGGCGGCCAGATCTCCGACATCGAGATCCAGGCCCGCGAGATCATGGACAACAAGCGGATCATCAACGAGATCCTCGCCAAGCACACCGGCCAGCCCTTCGACGTCGTGGCCCGCGACACCGAGCGCGACCGCTACCTCACGGCGATCCAGGCCAAGGAATACGGCGTCGTCGACGAGGTGGTCGGCCACATCCCCAGCTCGGCCGTCGCCGGCGGAGCCGGAGAGGCGGCCAAGCCCAGCGCCTGA
- a CDS encoding ATP-dependent Clp protease proteolytic subunit, protein MALIPIVIERSGREERAMDIYSRLLQDRIIILGTAIDDHVSNSIVAQMLVLAHQDAKADIHLYINSPGGSVTAGLAIYDTMQWVPCDVATYCIGQCASMGSLLLAAGAKGKRNALPHGRIMIHQPLAGMEGTATEILIHAEEFMRMKKQLNGIYQKHTGQTLEKLEADTDRDRFMSPEEARDYGLIDSVVDREPPVTLNKDAI, encoded by the coding sequence ATGGCACTGATCCCCATCGTGATCGAGCGGAGCGGTCGCGAAGAGCGGGCGATGGACATCTACTCGCGCCTGCTCCAGGACCGCATCATCATCCTCGGCACGGCCATCGACGACCACGTCTCCAACTCGATCGTCGCCCAGATGCTCGTGCTTGCCCACCAGGATGCCAAGGCCGACATCCACCTCTACATCAACAGCCCGGGCGGCAGCGTCACCGCCGGCCTGGCCATCTACGACACGATGCAGTGGGTCCCCTGCGACGTGGCCACCTACTGCATCGGCCAGTGCGCCAGCATGGGCTCGCTGCTGCTGGCCGCCGGAGCCAAGGGCAAGCGCAACGCCCTGCCGCACGGACGGATCATGATCCACCAGCCGCTTGCCGGCATGGAAGGCACGGCGACGGAGATCCTGATCCACGCCGAAGAGTTCATGCGGATGAAGAAGCAGCTCAACGGGATCTACCAGAAGCACACCGGCCAGACCCTCGAGAAGCTCGAGGCCGACACCGACCGCGACCGCTTCATGTCCCCCGAGGAGGCCCGTGACTACGGCCTCATCGATAGCGTGGTCGACCGCGAGCCCCCGGTCACCCTAAATAAAGACGCCATCTGA